A part of Numenius arquata chromosome 2, bNumArq3.hap1.1, whole genome shotgun sequence genomic DNA contains:
- the CRIPT gene encoding cysteine-rich PDZ-binding protein — MVCEKCEKKLGTVITPDTWKDGARNTTESGGRKLNENKALTSKKARFDPYGKNKFAICRICKSSVHQPGSHYCQGCAYKKGICSMCGKKVLDTKNYKQTSV; from the exons ATGGTGTGTGAGAAGT GTGAGAAGAAACTCGGTACGGTGATCACTCCCGATACGTGGAAAGATGGTGCGAGAAACACTACAG AAAGCGGTGGCCGCAAGTTAAATGAAAACAAGGCATTGACCTCAAAGAAGGCAAG gttTGATCCTTACGGAAAGAACAAATTTGCAATATGTCGGATTTGTAAGAGTTCTGTCCATCAGCCAGGGTCTCACTATTGTCAAGGATGTGCCTATAAAAAAG GCATCTGCTCAATGTGTGGGAAGAAGGTGCTGGATACGAAGAACTACAAGCAAACTTCTGTCTAA